The Punica granatum isolate Tunisia-2019 chromosome 4, ASM765513v2, whole genome shotgun sequence sequence GTACGTCAGCATTATAATTTTCCCATGGTCTCTGCAATGAATAGATGGATGAAGGTTAACGTTCTTCTTTTCACAGACTCTAAATCGACTCTTCATTGTTAATGCGGCATCGGGGTTCAGGATGCTGTGGAGGGCACTGAAGGCATTTCTTGATGCACGAACATTAGCTAAAATTCAAGTACGAATGAGTTTCTTCCAGACATCAATCATATCTAACTATCACTAATTGATAGCAGATTTTCGTATCGTTGTTCTGTCCATTGAAATCCTCAGTTTGATGTTCAGGTGCTAGGCAGTAATTATCACAGTGAACTCCTTGAAGATATTGATCCAAGGTCGCACTTCATCTATACCGCTATTATGCTGGAAACTGCTTCTATCTTTTGCTGCCATGCTTACTTATCGATCCTGCAAATGCAGTAATTTGCCGAGCTTTCTAGGAGGAAACTGCACATGTTCCGATTACGGAGGTTGCCTGTTAAGCGACAAGGGGCCGTGGAATAACCCCGACATCACAGAAATGCTCGAGGTTCCTAAAATATCTGAGCTCTAGCTCTCTCaacaattacttttttcatggctgtaaatatatatgacgAATTCAGGCCATGTCGttgagagaagaagaaaatggcaATGGAGAAGACCTCGGCATGGTTCCGGAAAATAACTCTGGTCCTTCTTCGGTCAGTAAACTAAAGTTGTTTCATCTGGCTCACTTTGTATCGGCAGTTCATTGTTGTTCGAATTCTCATTACTCTTTATCTTCTTTGGAGATCTAATCTGATTCTGTTCATACAGGAAGAAATGATAAAGCACGAATATTTGGAACTTGTTCGGAGAAAGTACGGTGAAAAGTTCCAAGCCTTGGCAGATGCCCTCGGTGATATGAAAACAGTGAGTCGCACTATCACTTGTCTTTCATTGCTAGCTATTAGAGCCGACACCATTGTACGTGGATTCTACTGATCTCGGTATTAATTCTGTTTTTGGCAACAGAAAATCGAAGCTCTGGATGCTGTACTCAAGAATACGAAGACGGTAAGGACAACAAAACACATGCACTGCTTCCCCTCGACGCCACCTTCCGGGTCGAAAACTAATGTTtgaatcttcttcttcttccatgtCTCTTCATTCAACCAGGTTCTTGAGGAATTTTCTCAGGAGATGGAAGGCATGAAGTGACCAGTTGGACAAGCGATATTCAATGCCGGCCCACCCTAACCATTCGCCGCCCATTTTAAAGAGTTCGGTCGGGGAGTACCTCTTGCTTCTTTTTCTACACAAGAGGATCAAATGAGAACACACGAAACAAATATGTAGGGTCCTATTCGTAGGGTGGGTGAAATGTACGGTCAAGGATCAAACTTTCAAAATATGATACGGCTGGGAAGAGCAGGCTGTGCCTCGAAACCGATCCATCAACACCTAACTGTAAAATACCCATTGAATCTATACAACTTTGGGCTCATCTGCAACTTTAAAATTTAAGTCGATAAGTGACTGGATCCAAATTTCATATAAGTTtatggtttctttctcaattttttccgTGTGGGACAGCATATCTCAACACTCGTCATCATGTGGCAGCATGTGGTCTAACATGTGTCACGTACCCTTAAATACTCGCCCTCAACAACTGATCACAAGCTGAGCATCATCTTTCGTGTTAGGGCAAGGAGGTACAAACACTAAACTAGCCTCAAACTCCACACTCGCGCCTAACTAGATGTGCATTTTGAGTTATCTCGGAACTAGACCATGCTACTCTTAGGTCTAActaacatgaggcgcactcttAGCTGTCTCGAAATCGaatctggcgtggtgtgaTCCCATATGTGTGCGCGAAAACGTAACTCGCTCTGATATCATATAAAACACCCACTATGCTTACACAAATTTGGACCCATATGTAacttaaaaatttaaactGACAAGTTGTATAaccaaaatttcatataaacttgttatttctttatcaattttttcgtatggaaaaatatatttttaacacTGACATGTTGTCTTACTGATATCCCAAACAGACATTGACTCTATGGAAAGGGGCATCACATGATAACTTCTCAAATAAGCACACTCTATTCTCTGAAATCAAAGGATTTTTCATTCGATTCTCGTGGGAGCTGGGCTAATGGGCCATTGCCGCTCGGATAAAATAAATCaactaattttaattaaataactccgtatttttttctttttctttttttgctatttttgCTGAAAAACAacgagagacagagagagggaAGAGTTTGGTTcagttttttcattttctcatcGAGCGAGGGAGCGAGCGATTCCATTTGAAGCGTTCCCCATTTTTGTGAAGAAAGCTTTTCCCCAGCGTTGCTTCCCTTTCTCCTCAAACAATTCCTTCGAATCTCTCTCCGTCTGGTTTTCCCATCCCACGGGGAAGAAGCAGGGAGGAAGCTCATCTGCCGCAGAAGATCTTCGGATCCTCGCCTCGATTTTCCTTCGGAGGAACATTTCCGAGCAGTTTCAGCAATGAGCACGACGGGCGAGCTGCTCAACATCGAGCCTCTGGAGCTGAAATTCCCGTGTAAGTTGCTCCGGATCTGTTCGTGCCACCCTAGGGTTTTCCGCGATTCGATCGCTTCGGTTTTGACGATTTGTTGCCTTGTTTTTGTGCTTGATTTGATTTGGTTAGTCGAGCTGAAGAAGCAGATCTCGTGTTCTCTCCAGCTGTCGAATAAGACGGACAACTATGTAGCTTTCAAGGTAAAATGTTTGTCTATTCCTATTTCCGAGGCACTTTTAATGAATCGAAACTCCGCTGTGTTGATTTGGATTCCTTAGGCGCTCTTTCGTTCCTCAGAAGATATATGTCCGCCTACGCAAGCTTTCTGATATAGTAAAATTCTTAAACTAGAGCTGTGGGATGATTATGAGGATTAGAATTTGGCTGAATCTTTGTTTTAATGTGCCGGAGAGATCGGGTTTGCTCGTTGATTTGTAATATGTAGAGACAGCACAAAGGAAGAGATTGGATTGACTTGTTTCAGATTAATCCTTGCTGATCCTTCTTCTGGATTTAACTCGCTTTCTATGGTCTGTCGAATGATTGCATAGTTGAAATGTTATTTATCTTCAGGTGAAAACAACAAATCCAAAGAAATATTGTGTCCGCCCCAATACGGGAGTTGTGTTGCCTCGGTCAACATGCGATGTTATAGGTATTACTACAACCATTTACAACCTTGTTATTTTTCTCCTTGTAGTTAAGATGTAAAAGAGAGTAGCTTTTCGTGGTGTTGATTGGGTTCGACTTTTAATTGGGAATTATTGTTTCTTCAGTGACCATGCAAGCGCAGAAGGAGGCTCCTCTGGACATGCAATGCAAGGACAAGTTCCTCCTGCAGAGTGTAAAAGCTAGTGATGGTGCTACTGCCAAGGATATTACTGCAGAAATGGTAAGTTTCTTTGCTGCTCTTTTCATTGGTGAGTCATGTTTGATGTGTTGTTTTTCTGAAATTATGGAGTGGCTATGGTGCAGTTCAATAAGGAGGCGGGGAATGTTGTTGAGGAATGCAAGTTGAGAGTGGTCTACGTCGCACCGCCTCAACCTCCTTCTCCAGTGCCAGAAGGTTCGGAAGAAGATTCTTCACCAAGGGGTTCTATATCAGATAATGGCAATGCTAATGGTTCGGATTTAGCTTCCGTAAGTATAGAAAATTAAgtatttcattcttagattGCTGGGCCATCATGTATAATGAGCTTGTGTAATTTTGACTGTGAAGCTACTAAGTTGCATCTTTTTCTCCCCTTGGCTGTATAGGTTACAAGATCATTTGTGGAGACTCATGATAAGTCCTCAGAGGTaaaatttctctttatttCGTGAGTGTTTATAAATTTTGTAGTTCTATGGTTTTAACATTTTTGCAAAGATTCCTTTCTTTTAGTCCATGTGAAATATGTTCATTTTAAATTGTTCGTACTCCTTGATGGAATGATTCTAGAGTTTTAGACATCATCCTACTTTTGCGTTCTCCCTGTAGCTTGCTTTTGGAAGTCCTTCGTTTTCCTCATCGATTCTTCTCAAATCTTTCATAGTTTCATACCTTAGATTCATAATCTCTCTTAAATCTTGTTAAAGTACTTCTCAAGGAGTTATTTGTTATGACTATTTAActgtttggtttcattctATTCTCATTTCCTTGAATCTTCTTCGTTGTTTTACTTGGTTTTGATTTCCTTGGTAGATTCCGGTTTCGAAGATAAGTTATTAAGTGGATTCTGCTGCCTTGATGGTCTATTCAATATTGAGTTAAGCCTCTCATTTGGAACAAGCATCAGAATACCTTCAAACCACTCTTTGCTCTTAGTCTGCAAATTCTCATTTTTCGATATATCAATGACTTTCTTATTGCTATTGCTAATTAATAATGTCCCAGTGCTGGTTGTTTCAAAGTTGTCATGCCATAGGTCTACGTGTCCCCTTATTTTCGTTACTTTTCATAGACATTATTTGGTTGTCAGCGAGCAATTTTTTGAGGACGAAGATGAAGTTGTAACATCCCATTTTGGGCTATAGAAGTGAAACCATTCACCATATTGTGATGACCTCTGATGAACAAAATGTGTTTGGTGGAAGTTGTGATCTCCGTGATGCTCATCCATTAGAAGTTGAATTTCCTTTATCCAGTCCAGATTGAAGtttaggttgcgtttggtttcatagtaggattttaaaattagattttgattttgaaaaaagagtggtataaatggggcccaccctttgactttgtatgagttatgttgttttgttatggaaaaaagtagtataaatggggcccactctttgactttgtatgagttattttgttttatagtgggtagagttaagttagaattgtgattctaaaataacaccctaaaaccaaacagggCTTTAGCCTCTGAAATAAGAGTTCCCAAACTTGCAATAAAGTCTCATTCACTCAAAATATTCTCAATGTGATATAGAATGAAGTAGCACATTTGCCGATTCTAGTCTGCCCTTTTCCTGATGTAATGAGTACTTAAAGGACATGTTTTCGAATCATTCTCTTTATCTGGATGCGAGTTCATTGCGGGTCATGTGATCTTGGGAAACATATCATCGTTGAAGCATGGTGAGAAAAGTTGGCGATGATTAcattttcctctctctctctcctccctttTTGAGAAGAAGTAGCTCTGCCAACTTATTGCTTGCACAATTATTCGTTCTGTAAATAGTTGCACATTTAGTGGTCGATGCTTGATTCGCTAAACTCGTTGATCCAATTGCAGGCCAGAGCTCTTATTTCGAAGTTGACtgatgagaaaaataatgcAATTCAACAAAACAACAAGCTTCGGCAAGAACTGGTGAGAAATTCAAATGGGATGTTATTTAACTACATAGGCTACCAGTTCTCCAGTTTTGATGTCCTGTCTTGTGCTTCACCTTGTTTCTCTCACTTTCTGCAACTTGTTCTTTCACATTAAATCAAGTAGGGAGTGATCTTCCTCGTTTTCTTTAGCCTTTAATATCTGTGCCTATTTGACTACTTGGTGTCCAATCTTGTCAGTGACTGATCTGAGAAACAATCATAAAACCCATCCCTTTATTAACACTTCAGATCCTGTTTCTTGCTGACACGgacacaatatatattttgagcAGGAGCTACTTCGACGACAAGGCAACAAGAGCCGTGGAGGTGTCTCACTCATGTTTGTGGTCTTGGTGGGATTGCTTGGCATAATTCTGGGGTACCTCATCAAGAAGACATAACAGGCACGCAACAATTAAATCATTTGCAGCATTTGTTTGCCCCACCAGTTCCAATTTGTCTCCGATCATGAAGTGGAATGAGGATGACAGGAAACAGAAATCATGAACTTGTTGGGGGTTTAGGCAACTTCTTACTGTGGATTTAGCAAAAAATCTGTTAATTGGGACGACCCGCAACTCAGAACTTCTTTTTAAAGTCAGATTCTGCATTAGACATTTGCATTCTTTGTTCTGTTGCATAACTTAAGAGGTTGgtcgttttcattttttccctcttttgtTGTTGCTTGTTTTCGGGATAGTTTCTCAATGTCATGACTAGTAACTGTTAATAAATTGTCCTTTTCTTCTGCTGGTTTGGGGTAGACTTTGGCTGTAACCAACAGTTGCTGAACTAAGACTTCTGTTTCTACGTCTAATGTAGTTGGTTGGTGAAGGCTCACGGGTTCTCATAAGGAACCCGGCTCCTATTCGGGACGTCAGTATGTGAAACTGTACTTGTTAGAGACGAGATTCTACTGAGTAAAAGCTTACAGCAGTGGTCCATTGTACTATATTGCTTGGGTTGCACGTAAAGGATCATGAAGCTGGATGAACGATGTGCAAGTACCggagtaaaattttaaatgactCTGTTTCACTTCATCTATTAAATTACATTTAGAAACTACTTGTAAACCTTATTATACGGCACGGCAATGGAAGGATTCGATCTGAATGACAAGTCCTCAAAGCGataagatattattattattattattattatcatctaATATCTACCCTTATTGTTGGGCAATTAGTAAAGCATGAGAGCGTCGGTGAAATGGTAAACCTACGCGTATTTCATCCTCATGGTGAGCTTAAATGCATTAGATATTCGTGATTGGAAATCCAGTGGAGAGAAAAAAGGAGAATAATAGCAAAATGAACGGCAGGAGGATAAGCGTAGCCGTCCGTGGAACCGTGAAAAAGCCCCCTCCCAATTGGTTCTGGAAGTTTCTCCAGTCTCCGGTTAGATTCTCCACAATGAATTATAACCTCCACGCGTCGAGCTGACTTCACTCGGAAACCCAAGCCCGTCGCAAGCTAAAACTCTCCCTCCCTTCGGAGCCAAACTCAACATCTCACGATTCTCGCCTCAACAAAGTAGAACAACTTCCTGCGAACTCCAGCAGACAATCACGATGGCGTCAACGATGATCGCTCTAAGAAGGGCCGCAGCTTCAGCTCTGTTCGGCAGGATCAGAGCCGGCAGCACCCAGACTCGTTCTATTCCGGCTCTCACCCTTTCTCGCTCCTTCAACACCGAGGCCGAGGGTACCAGCTCCATCAGCGACGACCGTAGCATCATTGATGTCCAGCGCCACCCTGACCGTGCCGCTGTCTCCCGCAGACGAGACCGAGCTCCTAGTTTTTTCTCAGGTAACCTTTGTTTTGTTCTCCTTTTTATTCAGTCTCCCTCCTATATTATCTTGTAGTGTTTCTTACTTCGGAAGTTCACCGCATGTATTGCAGATGCGTTTGATCCCTTCTCACCGACGAGGAGCCTAAGCCAAGTCCTGAACTTCATGGACCAGCTGATGGATGATCCATTTTCCCAGGGCTTCACGGCTGGATCGAGGAGAGGCTGGGATGTCAGGGACGACGATGACACTCTCTACCTCCGGATCGACATGCCGGGACTCGGTAAAGAGGACGTCAAGATCTCGGTCGAGCAGAACACCCTGATAATCAGAGCTGAAGGGGACAGGGAGTCGGACGAAGACGAGGAGAGCGGGCGGAGGTACTCTGGCAGGATCGATCTGCCTCAGAATCTCTATAACATCAACGACATAAGGGCCGAGATGAAGAATGGGGTGTTGAAAGTTTGCGTCCCGAAGGtgaaggaagaggagaggaaggATGTTTTCCAGGTTCAAGTCCAGTGAAAAGACTTCTATTCTATGACTATGTTTCTAAACTGAGTATGATGATGTAAAATCTAGTGATGTTCTACGTGACTTATACGAGAGTCGTAGTAAGAAGCATCGCAGTTTTCATTATTACCCGGGTGAGCTGAGCGCCCAGTGAGGATTCAACTCTTCGAGCAATCTATTCGAGCTCGTAATGGCCTTCGGCTCATCCATCTGCTGCATCTCTGCAAAATAGGCTTATGCCTACTCTCACTCTCACGCCTCTTCACCTTGTAAAAGCTAATCTATTGATAGATGAATCTAAAACTGCCCAGAGGATCTTCTGCAGAAATATGTTCGTCATTGATGAAACTGCAGAACGCGAACCGAATCGAATAATGAAAACTACTAGCAGCAAGAGAAAACCATGAGCGCTGAATTGACAAAACAGATGGAAACGGGATGCAAGCAATTGCCCTGTATTACTAATAAATACCGTCGAATTCTCTAACAGCTTTATTCTCCGAATTCCAACGACGACGGCAGGCTATCAGCTTCAATTCACAATCCTAGCAAAATCAATGTAAGGAAATCCGCCAAACAACCGTAATTGAAGCATCGTGTAGTTAATTTCAATGCCGGAGCTGCAATCGATCCGTCAAAAAGCATCCGAAGAAGGGGGAAAACCTAATTCGGAAGCGCCGCAATCATATTCAGTCATCGTCGTCTCTCCGTTTTGGCTTGCGATAGTTCTCCTCGATGTGCTTGGCCATCACGAGGCCCGTGTCGATGAGCTTCCTGACGTTGGGGACGTTGTAGTTCTGAGCAGCGTAGACGCCGAACGCCGTCCCAAGTAGGAAGGAAAAGGTGCTCCTGATGAAGCCCATCGGCGCTCCCTTCAAACGAGCGGCTGCGGGGAGTGTTCGAAGGGTTTAAGAGAgcggggggagagagagagagagagagatgaatgGTAAGACGATCTGACGCGAGACAGAGTGAGGGGGGAGATGGAGGGAACAGTGAAGGAGGGGAGCTTTTTCTCGTGCTCTGCACGCGTTGCCACTGTCCCCTTCTGCAAGAATGCAGAAGCGACGTCGTCTGATTGGTTTCTTGCGTAATGTCCCAGCGCTCCGGTTTGTTCATGTTTTGGCGGTaggattgaaaaattaaagtccttttctattaaaaaagttgatttttttcccccaaaaTTTTACAATATCACTGATAACATGATATTTCACATTAGCATTTTTTGTCCGTGATGAATGGAATTACtattacatataaatttttgtattttatttttaacctAGATATATTCAATTCTCGATTTATTTGACTAAGGGGTAACGGATAAGTCGCTACTGAACAGTTTAAGGTTCCTTAAGGTTATTTAAGTCGCCTAGATTACTACAAGTGAGGTAACCCAATTTTAGTCGTTAAAACTCGGCTCAAGGGATCCTGTTAGGGAAGTTCGGTCAATGACAAATTGATCCTCCAACATTGGCACTTCATTGCCTAGGGGTTTGACAATTTTAAGTTATTCGAGTTGTATATTGAGCTCACATCCTTGCATCTCGCATTCACATTTGGACCACTCTCAATGTAAATCATGATCGAAATCCCGTATGCGTGTGTGCGGAGAGAATCCAAGTGCAGACTTAGGAGTACGAGGCTAGGGATGGCAATGGTGTtggtaaaaaaaatcatatttgcGGATAACCGTACTATTTTTTGCCCCGCATAATCGCACCAAATAATTATGGTGAGGATATGgtttttaatttcaagaaCTTCGGCGACGCGATGCGGATGTGGTTTTGATGATAAAAACCACGGATAAAAACCACACCGCAACTTTATGTTTCTATATTTATAGATTAGACTAATATTTCAACCCATTTTCCAAGCCTAATCTAAATCTCACATGAtttcttaatcaaattaataaaaactaataaatgtAGAGGTAGAATACTGATTTatggataatttttatttattagatttttaaattgtttatttctttatttgctatgtttttcttgatttctatttaatttaattttgcgGTGCGATGTAGTGCGGATAACCACAGTCTTTTGGTGGTGTAGATAtggtttttaattttcaaaacgGCGGCGAATGTGGTGCGGATATGGTTCGCAGTTTTAGATTGCGGCGTGGTCGCAGTCTGGTCCTTGAGTTGGTACCTCTCCACACATCCGATGGTTACTCGAGCTAAGGTTGGCATCATCAAGCCTAATCCAAAATATGCCCATCTTTCTGTCTCAGGTATTCCTGCTGAGCCTTGAAGTGTCAAGGGGCCTCTTAGACATCCCGGCTGGAGAGATGCCATACTCGACCAACTCCAAGCTCTTCACAAGAACAACACCTGGGAGCTTGTCCCTCGAGCTCCAGAGATGAATGCAGTAGGTTGCAAGTGGGTCTTCAATACTAAGCTTCGCGCAGATGGCACTCGAGATCGTCTTAAAGCCCGACTAGTTGCTAAGGGCTTTCATCAAGAAGAGGGGGTTGATTTCTTTGAATTCAACCCGATCGTCAAACCAGCTACCATTCGAATTGTCCTCACTTTGGCTGTTGTCCGGATTTGGTCCATTCGCCAGCTCGATGTTAAAAACGCTTTCTTGCATGGGAATCTTGATGTGCCCGTGTACATGGAGCAACCTCCAAGCTTTCGTGATGATACACGTCTTGATCATGTTTGCCTCTTGTGTCGTGCTCTCTATGGACTCAAAACAAGAGCCGAGAGCACGGTTCGAGAAGTTTAGTACTTTTCTCACACTATGGCTTTGTATGCAGCTCCGCCGACTCTTCACTTTTTCTCTACCGTCACGATCATCACATTATAATCCTGCTTTTATATGTTGACGACATCGTTGTGACAGGGGATTATGAGTCTTTACTCAATGATCTAATCATATCTCCTGGCACGCATTCTCAATGAAGGATCTTGGCCCGCTACATTACTTCTAGGTGTTGAAGTTGCCCGTGCAACTGCTGGTCTCTTTCTTTCGCAGAAGAAATATGCCCGTGGCATTCTTGATCGTGCATCGATGGGTCAGTACAAGGCTTGCTCTCAAGTAGCCCGTGGCGAAATCAGATGACCAACCTTATTGTGATCCTTCTTACTATCGGAGGATTGTTGGTGCTTTGCAATATCTAACGCTTACTAGGCCGAACATCTCTTATTCGGTCAATGTAGTTTGTCAACGGATGCGTTCTCCGACAATGGCAGACTTTCAGCGTGACAAACGTATTTTTCGTTACAATTCGGGGTTCTTTGGATGTTGGACTCAGTATACTTTCATCGAGTAGCCTCAATCTTCATGCATTTGCTGATGCTGACTGGGCTGGATGCAAGGAGACACGGCGTTCCACTACGGGTTTCTGTGTCTTCCATGGGGCTAATTGTGTTTCTTGGGGAGCAAAGAAGCAACAAACTGTTGCACGGTCCACAGCTGAGGCTGAGTATCGGGCTCTCGCGTTGCTGTGGTTGAGCTCACGTGGATTTCTTACATATTTCGGGATCTTGGTGTCTATCAGCAGCAACCATCCCTATTATTCACAGATAATATTTCTGCTCTTCATTTGAGATCCAATCCCATCTTTCATGTTCGGACTAAACACGGGGAGATAGATTATCATTTTGTCTGAGAGAAAGTTGCTCTAGGCTCTATTGTCATGAAGTTTGTCCTGAGTTCACTACAAGTTGCGGACATTTTCACTAAGCCTTTGGCTCGTGCCAGCTTTCTGGACCTTCAAACCAAACTCGGTCTATGGGCGAGTGTGAGGGAAATAAATCATGAAGATACACCGAGTCAAGAAGGCATATCATCTTCGAATTCCTCTCCACCAAATCCCAACTAATTAGAGAAATATTATTATGAAGATATGATTGTTATAATAGCTTGATACCTTCCCATTGTATAGCACTGTATActcaatatatgtatatgtgaaCATACACTAATGATGTTAGTGAAAACAttcttcaaaatatctctgCCTTCTATCGTTCTCTGTATAGTGTTATTTTGTGAATGAATttccaaaattaaattagCAAAACACGTGGCTGGTCCTAGTGCTGACATGGCAAAGTGCAAAGTGCCCGTTTCACATGGACATTATGCCACGTGGCAACCCCGGCCACGGCGACTATGGGTTCGCAAGACCATTTGTGTCCCAAATTGGACGGTCTCGCCATGCGACCATGTCTCCCCCAATACTCATCTCTTCTAATCAATGTGGGGCCCCTCAGCATTATGTGCGTGACATGTCTCGTCTCATGGTATTTATTGTTCCAATTACCATAGACAAACACGCTGAAAAATCTTCCATTGGCACATGGAGATCCACCCAGAGCTGCCGTAAACgaattttcacattatatcaGGTGTCGATACCGCTGAATTTCAAGTCTCACAATTTCATTTCTATTTACGATGGTTAATTTCACCTACACTGTTTTGATCTAAAAGAACTTCAATTGCAAgaacaataataacaattgAAGTACTGTTTTTTAAATGTGAAGAGGTCATGCAAGAATTGTATTGATGTAAACATATGCTATACATGTGACTAAATAACAACTATTGGATAAGATGTCAATGCTATAACAAAGGTCAATGGACGGTCGGTCCGAGACTCAAAAATTTTTCGCGCAAAAGTTAGATTCAGTCAATACTATTGtaattcagttttttttttttttggctcagCTACTATAGTAATTCAGCTGAGTGCAATTGTTATTATGGGTGGCAATAAATTGATGAGATAGTCATGTTTTTTCCATAAATGGTGCGACACCTCGTAAAATCTCATTTTGAACCAATTTCTTCACTTTTTATAGCACCTCTTAATTTGTAAGCATTGGAAAATAAGTTTCTCTGCATCCCACGCAGCgtaatttctttttgttattatGTAGCAGCCTGTTTATAATTAATCAAGGCCTTATTAGGAAATGATCAATTGAATATCAGATTTACGATTTTTTTGACAGGTAATAAATTGTAtctgaaaataagaaaatggccaaaagaaaaaagaaaaggccagGAAATTTTTGTTGTCGTTTTAACTGAAAAAACCGCCGTTTCCAACTTCTAGAATTATGGTCAACATCCGTTTCCCACCGCCAACGACCAAATGTGCTAAATGACAATATTTCCGgtcattgaattttcattattttctattaaaagCTCAAGTTAGTAAGTATTGATATCCAAgtattatataaattcatagttatttttttatattttcaatgtgagataaaaattttaacattcACCCTCCAGTGCAACGCATGGTGCTTACATGCtatcacgtgcccttaaacactcGCCCTCAACAACTGAGGTCGAGCCGGACTCATATTCTGTGCTCCGGCGATGGGGTACTAACACAAGGACGCTCTTTTGGATGCTCTCTGTTGTATTAGGGTTGACGTGGTGTTGGTGCTCATGCGCGTATACGCATAACT is a genomic window containing:
- the LOC116203919 gene encoding small heat shock protein, chloroplastic codes for the protein MASTMIALRRAAASALFGRIRAGSTQTRSIPALTLSRSFNTEAEGTSSISDDRSIIDVQRHPDRAAVSRRRDRAPSFFSDAFDPFSPTRSLSQVLNFMDQLMDDPFSQGFTAGSRRGWDVRDDDDTLYLRIDMPGLGKEDVKISVEQNTLIIRAEGDRESDEDEESGRRYSGRIDLPQNLYNINDIRAEMKNGVLKVCVPKVKEEERKDVFQVQVQ
- the LOC116203918 gene encoding vesicle-associated protein 1-2-like, which produces MSTTGELLNIEPLELKFPFELKKQISCSLQLSNKTDNYVAFKVKTTNPKKYCVRPNTGVVLPRSTCDVIVTMQAQKEAPLDMQCKDKFLLQSVKASDGATAKDITAEMFNKEAGNVVEECKLRVVYVAPPQPPSPVPEGSEEDSSPRGSISDNGNANGSDLASVTRSFVETHDKSSEARALISKLTDEKNNAIQQNNKLRQELELLRRQGNKSRGGVSLMFVVLVGLLGIILGYLIKKT
- the LOC116203920 gene encoding uncharacterized protein LOC116203920, coding for MGFIRSTFSFLLGTAFGVYAAQNYNVPNVRKLIDTGLVMAKHIEENYRKPKRRDDDD